One region of Jonesiaceae bacterium BS-20 genomic DNA includes:
- the glf gene encoding UDP-galactopyranose mutase, with the protein MFDLVVVGSGLFGLTIAERCATELDLKVLILDRRSHIGGNAYSHTNEETGIEVHRYGAHLFHTSNKRVWEYVNRFTSFTDYTHHVYTCHKGEVYPMPINLGTINQFFRSAMGPDAAKQMIQEQAQELNGKTPENLDEKGVSLIGRPLYEAFIRDYTAKQWQTDPTELSPSIIARLPVRYTYDNRYFSDTWEGLPTDGYTAWLERMAEHPNIEVRLDTDFFDSTQEFSKQHIAGEIPVIYTGPLDRYFDYAEGDLAWRTLDFEEEVLDTGDFQGTSVMNYPDPDVAYTRIHEFRHFHPEREYPKDKTVIMREFSRFATRQDEPYYPVNTAEDRTKLEAYRKLTEQEDLVWFGGRLGTYQYLDMHMAIGSALSMFDNKIAPYFQEQGTIKPELSYVGADQ; encoded by the coding sequence ATGTTTGATCTCGTTGTAGTTGGTTCAGGTTTGTTTGGACTGACTATCGCTGAGCGTTGCGCAACGGAGCTTGACCTGAAGGTCTTGATCTTGGACCGGCGTTCGCACATTGGTGGTAATGCGTATTCGCATACCAATGAGGAGACGGGTATTGAGGTGCACCGTTATGGTGCGCACTTGTTTCACACGTCGAATAAGCGGGTGTGGGAGTACGTGAATAGGTTTACTTCGTTTACGGATTACACCCACCATGTGTATACCTGCCATAAGGGCGAGGTGTATCCCATGCCTATTAACTTGGGGACGATTAATCAGTTCTTTCGCTCGGCGATGGGCCCGGATGCTGCCAAGCAAATGATTCAGGAGCAGGCGCAAGAGCTGAACGGTAAGACGCCGGAGAACCTTGATGAGAAGGGTGTCTCTTTGATTGGTCGGCCGTTGTATGAGGCGTTTATTCGTGATTACACGGCTAAGCAGTGGCAGACGGATCCGACTGAGCTTTCGCCTTCGATTATTGCCCGGTTGCCGGTGCGGTATACGTATGACAACCGGTATTTCAGTGACACCTGGGAGGGCCTGCCCACCGATGGGTATACGGCTTGGTTGGAGCGGATGGCTGAGCACCCTAATATTGAGGTGCGTCTAGATACCGACTTCTTTGACTCGACCCAAGAGTTTTCTAAGCAGCACATTGCCGGTGAAATTCCGGTGATTTACACCGGTCCGCTGGATCGCTATTTTGATTACGCAGAGGGTGACCTTGCGTGGCGTACGTTGGACTTTGAAGAAGAGGTCTTGGATACCGGTGATTTCCAGGGGACCTCGGTGATGAATTACCCGGACCCTGATGTTGCTTACACCCGGATCCACGAGTTTAGGCACTTTCACCCGGAGCGGGAGTACCCTAAGGATAAGACGGTGATCATGCGTGAGTTCTCCCGTTTTGCTACTCGTCAAGACGAGCCGTACTACCCGGTTAATACCGCTGAAGATCGCACCAAGCTTGAGGCCTACCGCAAGCTCACCGAGCAAGAAGACCTGGTGTGGTTTGGTGGCCGCCTGGGCACCTATCAGTACCTAGACATGCACATGGCCATCGGTTCGGCCCTGTCCATGTTCGACAACAAGATTGCCCCGTACTTCCAAGAGCAAGGAACAATCAAACCGGAACTCAGCTATGTAGGGGCTGACCAGTAG
- a CDS encoding phosphomannomutase/phosphoglucomutase has protein sequence MGNEQVTPVHDLSALIKSYDVRGLVASQFTPEVAKAIGAAFATVVVIPDSGDAGDATPSDLDKATERPRVVIGRDMRDSGPALVAAFAEGLTEAGVDVLDIGLCSTDGLYHASGIFNIPGAMFTASHNPAEYNGIKMCRAGASPVGQDSGLSRIRELAEQYLQYGLPGAATQYGQVSQRETLGAYAKFLRDLVDISGNRKLKVVVDAGNGMGGLTVPAVLGTAAGLAELPLEIVPLYFELDGTFPNHEANPLEPANLVDLQKAVVEHQADIGLAFDGDADRCFVVDELGQPVNPSSITALVGLREVANERDEGREPTIIHNLITSAAVPDLMKQAGAKVIRSRVGHSFIKALMAEHGAVFGGEHSAHYYFRDFFFADTGMLAALHVLAALGEQDHPMSAISEIYAPYISSGEINSTITDVPAAVARVVDAYVTKKGAGDVEVDELDGLTVSHWNSHPQWWFNLRASNTEPLLRLNVEAADEDIMEKVRDDVLALIRQDNA, from the coding sequence ATGGGAAATGAACAGGTGACACCCGTGCATGATCTTTCAGCACTTATTAAGTCCTATGACGTGCGGGGTCTTGTGGCTTCGCAATTTACCCCCGAGGTTGCCAAGGCTATTGGCGCCGCGTTTGCGACGGTGGTTGTGATTCCAGATTCGGGCGATGCTGGCGATGCCACCCCGAGCGACCTGGATAAGGCCACCGAGCGACCGCGCGTAGTTATTGGCCGGGACATGCGTGACTCGGGTCCGGCTCTGGTTGCGGCATTTGCCGAGGGCCTGACTGAAGCTGGCGTTGACGTCCTTGATATTGGTCTGTGTTCCACGGATGGCCTGTACCACGCGTCTGGAATCTTTAATATCCCCGGTGCGATGTTCACAGCTAGCCACAATCCAGCGGAGTACAACGGCATTAAAATGTGCCGCGCGGGTGCCAGCCCTGTTGGTCAAGATTCAGGCCTGAGCCGGATCCGTGAGCTCGCTGAGCAGTACCTGCAGTATGGTCTGCCGGGTGCCGCTACCCAGTACGGTCAGGTTTCCCAGCGAGAGACACTTGGCGCATACGCCAAGTTCCTGCGTGACTTGGTAGATATTTCCGGCAACCGCAAGCTGAAAGTCGTTGTCGATGCCGGTAACGGTATGGGCGGACTGACCGTTCCAGCGGTGCTGGGAACGGCCGCCGGCCTAGCTGAATTGCCCCTTGAAATTGTGCCTCTGTACTTTGAACTTGATGGCACGTTCCCTAACCATGAGGCCAACCCACTTGAGCCTGCCAACTTAGTTGACCTGCAAAAGGCCGTCGTTGAGCACCAAGCAGACATTGGTTTGGCTTTCGATGGTGACGCTGACCGTTGCTTTGTTGTTGATGAGCTAGGACAGCCGGTCAACCCTTCCTCAATCACCGCCCTAGTGGGTCTGCGTGAGGTCGCCAATGAGCGCGACGAGGGCCGTGAACCAACGATCATTCATAACCTGATCACCTCAGCTGCGGTGCCTGATCTCATGAAGCAGGCTGGTGCTAAGGTAATCCGCTCCCGCGTGGGCCACTCCTTTATCAAGGCCCTCATGGCTGAGCACGGCGCCGTATTTGGTGGAGAGCACTCGGCTCACTACTACTTCCGGGACTTCTTCTTTGCAGATACCGGCATGCTTGCCGCGCTGCACGTATTGGCAGCACTGGGGGAGCAGGACCACCCCATGTCCGCTATTTCCGAGATCTACGCTCCGTACATCTCAAGCGGCGAAATCAACTCGACCATCACCGATGTACCAGCCGCAGTTGCCCGCGTTGTTGACGCCTACGTCACCAAGAAGGGCGCTGGCGACGTTGAAGTTGATGAACTCGACGGCCTGACTGTTTCGCACTGGAACTCTCACCCGCAGTGGTGGTTCAACCTGCGTGCCTCAAACACTGAGCCGCTGCTACGCCTCAATGTGGAAGCAGCCGATGAAGACATCATGGAAAAGGTCCGGGACGACGTTCTCGCGCTAATCCGCCAAGACAACGCGTAA
- a CDS encoding acyltransferase family protein, giving the protein MSSSQTQALSQSEPAVHKRPTVMRKDIQALRALAVGLVVIYHLWPKRLTGGFIGVDVFFVISGFLITSHLIAKPPKSLKDFGEFWGRRIRRLLPIAFLVMALTAIGVYFLAPVSQWAASGRQLIASAFYVQNWSLAGEAVDYLAADNVPTALQHYWSLSVEEQFYIFWPLFLGILAFFAARQRFLSAKLFSGIGVSLLITASLAWSYYLTQTSPGEAYFVTTTRMWELAFGGFGAFIFAWVTRILGNRNQLKSVLSWAGILMIMYAAITYDATTAFPGVSAMIPVLGTVLVLVVNAESTVASPTWFASNTPTQHLGDISYGIYLWHWPIIVLLPGLIGETLKWPHKLVVLIVIIALASASKYLIEDPFRKRNAFGKKLSGSYIFAISGMCILAIGAVFLMQQADRAEARSTELAQEAEKAAGDCFGGNALVTEGCVPHGESLLTQPNFIAQDKPAPYTDGCWVDGDLSDQKTCIYGADPKTADAHVALVGNSHGGHWLPALEVIAKKNNWSIETFLASECFTVLEKIQFESEESAQNCLKWNERVVNTIADGNYDSVVISNRTYRVLPGMDRTQTRAATVPLYEEVLGIWEEAGVPVLVIRDTPYADVKNVPVCVDENRDDLSACDGDRSREVPDPLAEASMNVASNRIATLDLTDRICRDDICYSVVGGVIVYFDAGHLSATFARSLADPIGSKLEDLVERKQSF; this is encoded by the coding sequence GTGAGTAGTAGCCAGACACAGGCACTAAGCCAATCTGAGCCAGCAGTACACAAGCGCCCAACAGTGATGCGTAAAGACATCCAAGCTTTACGAGCACTCGCAGTAGGGCTAGTAGTGATTTATCACCTGTGGCCCAAGCGGCTAACTGGTGGATTCATCGGAGTGGACGTCTTCTTCGTCATTTCTGGCTTCCTCATCACCAGCCACCTTATTGCCAAGCCGCCAAAATCGCTGAAGGACTTTGGCGAGTTCTGGGGCCGGCGTATTAGGCGCCTCTTGCCAATCGCGTTCCTAGTGATGGCCTTAACCGCAATTGGAGTCTATTTTCTAGCCCCCGTTTCCCAATGGGCGGCGTCTGGGAGACAGCTCATCGCTTCTGCATTCTATGTGCAGAACTGGTCACTAGCGGGTGAGGCTGTTGACTACTTGGCGGCTGACAACGTTCCAACCGCGCTCCAGCACTATTGGTCGCTGTCCGTAGAAGAACAGTTCTATATTTTCTGGCCGTTATTCCTAGGAATTTTGGCGTTCTTTGCTGCTCGTCAGCGATTCCTCAGTGCGAAGCTCTTTTCTGGTATTGGTGTCTCTCTGCTGATCACAGCATCCCTTGCATGGTCGTACTACCTCACGCAAACCAGCCCCGGCGAAGCATATTTTGTTACTACCACCCGTATGTGGGAGCTGGCTTTCGGTGGCTTTGGCGCCTTCATCTTTGCTTGGGTAACCCGCATCTTGGGGAATCGTAATCAATTGAAGTCCGTCCTATCTTGGGCCGGTATTCTCATGATCATGTATGCCGCTATCACCTATGACGCCACCACGGCATTCCCCGGCGTATCAGCAATGATTCCCGTACTAGGAACAGTCCTAGTGTTGGTTGTAAATGCAGAGTCGACAGTTGCTAGCCCGACGTGGTTTGCAAGTAATACGCCTACTCAGCATCTGGGCGACATCTCATACGGGATTTACCTATGGCACTGGCCAATTATCGTGCTGCTACCCGGTCTAATTGGGGAAACGCTCAAGTGGCCCCACAAGCTGGTCGTCTTGATTGTAATCATTGCTCTTGCGAGTGCTTCGAAATACCTTATCGAAGATCCATTCCGCAAGCGGAATGCGTTTGGTAAGAAGCTCTCGGGCTCGTACATCTTTGCAATTTCTGGCATGTGCATACTTGCAATTGGTGCAGTCTTTCTCATGCAGCAAGCAGATAGGGCTGAGGCAAGATCTACCGAACTTGCCCAGGAAGCCGAAAAGGCCGCAGGAGACTGCTTTGGCGGGAACGCTCTAGTCACCGAAGGGTGTGTACCACACGGTGAATCTCTATTGACTCAGCCAAACTTCATTGCCCAAGACAAGCCTGCCCCGTACACGGATGGCTGTTGGGTCGATGGAGATTTATCTGACCAGAAGACGTGCATCTATGGTGCTGATCCCAAGACAGCAGATGCACACGTTGCACTGGTTGGTAACTCCCACGGGGGACATTGGCTTCCTGCACTGGAGGTTATCGCAAAGAAGAACAATTGGAGCATTGAAACGTTTTTAGCTTCAGAATGTTTCACAGTACTCGAGAAGATTCAATTCGAATCAGAAGAGTCTGCTCAAAACTGTTTGAAGTGGAACGAACGAGTAGTTAATACAATTGCAGACGGCAACTATGACTCAGTGGTCATATCTAACAGGACGTATCGAGTGCTGCCAGGCATGGACCGTACACAAACCCGAGCTGCTACGGTTCCTCTTTACGAAGAGGTCTTAGGTATTTGGGAAGAGGCCGGTGTTCCAGTCCTAGTTATCAGGGATACCCCTTATGCGGATGTGAAGAACGTGCCCGTGTGTGTTGACGAGAACAGGGATGACCTCTCAGCCTGCGACGGTGACCGATCTCGAGAAGTCCCTGACCCCCTTGCAGAGGCCTCAATGAACGTCGCATCTAACAGGATCGCGACACTCGATCTGACTGATCGCATTTGTCGAGATGACATTTGCTATTCAGTGGTGGGTGGAGTCATCGTCTATTTTGATGCTGGTCACCTATCTGCAACTTTTGCAAGGTCATTGGCTGACCCTATTGGCAGTAAGTTGGAGGATCTTGTAGAGAGAAAACAATCGTTCTGA
- a CDS encoding CDP-glycerol glycerophosphotransferase family protein — MTIEALPIITGYGQSYADNAGQKKPVISVIVPMYRVAEYLADLFASIDAQIPGDFDLEFIFVDDGSPDNCAELAHTWLKSKSKNGIVIEKANGGVSSARNAGLEVARGSWVAFPDPDDLLSENFFESIARQIATEDYNSVNVIAANLQRYFENGGEIKDNHPLNFKFKSGNDLVDLTLEPHYIQLSAATAVFRKSHIDRHSIRFDTELRASEDAVFLLEVLSRSDKALLGINADSVYYYRKREAGTSALDTLSQSSTSYVERLEQGYLRVFNQIRRTSGQIPNWMMSTILYEFRWLFGAENSIQNKETVLGVEGRARFLEVVTQLLSHVSKDAILGYRTTWMSWEIRILLLALKGEENPDRQVYVTDRNHENNSFRLAYWYTGELPDERFVVAGRRVTPIAAKIQTLDYFGQRLLKLRVVWLPGAGDTMVFLDGSPWPVSLKAPHITQYSATEKDFKKKFQSSEPLEITEGQRRYTKRRGLKWHLHRAYAEWYAAKFADKVVSKLSIEELYGATGGKLAQIRRVAWEKSSVAKYGNAWVFMDRLGQAQDNAEHLYRWVRVNSPETNIWFVLEKDSPDWPRLAQEGFNLVEFRGLEHYKLMMNAINLISSHLDYDSVEPIPRCFYINSVRPWKFTFLQHGITKDDLSLWFNEKKIDLFITSTVPEFESLVADNTNYSLTSNEVKNTGMPRFDALQRKARSAQKDILLVAPTWRNYLLESKAGLRAERSLIEGFRETDYFRNWNSVLSDPLLVDFAEKQGLDLVFLPHPALMEIIGEIELPEKIRVASYADGDIQDLFVRTKFAITDYSSIGFDLVYAGSRLVYFQFDREVIHGKGHTMREGYFSYDRDGFGPVALDPESVFEKLTSIAGEMSELYESRTDALQWHQDERACERVYEAVVSLHAVSD; from the coding sequence ATGACTATCGAAGCCCTCCCAATAATCACTGGGTATGGCCAGTCCTATGCTGACAATGCTGGACAGAAGAAACCTGTTATTTCAGTAATAGTTCCGATGTACAGGGTTGCAGAGTATTTAGCGGACCTTTTTGCTTCGATTGACGCTCAGATTCCAGGTGACTTTGACCTCGAGTTTATTTTTGTCGACGATGGATCTCCCGATAATTGTGCTGAACTCGCTCATACATGGCTGAAATCCAAAAGCAAGAACGGGATAGTCATTGAGAAGGCAAACGGAGGGGTTAGTAGTGCCCGTAATGCAGGTTTAGAAGTTGCACGAGGCAGTTGGGTTGCCTTCCCGGATCCGGACGACTTGTTGAGTGAGAATTTCTTTGAAAGTATCGCCCGGCAGATAGCAACTGAAGATTACAATTCAGTGAATGTAATTGCGGCCAATCTACAACGCTATTTCGAAAACGGGGGTGAAATAAAAGACAATCACCCGTTAAATTTCAAATTCAAATCAGGCAACGATTTAGTAGATCTAACGCTAGAACCGCACTATATTCAGTTGTCCGCAGCAACCGCAGTCTTCCGGAAGAGTCACATTGACAGACATAGTATTAGGTTCGATACCGAACTAAGAGCGTCCGAAGACGCAGTTTTTCTACTCGAGGTACTATCTAGATCAGACAAAGCGCTTCTAGGAATCAATGCGGATTCTGTTTACTATTATCGCAAACGTGAAGCTGGAACGAGCGCTCTGGATACACTCAGCCAAAGTTCAACCTCTTATGTTGAACGACTTGAACAAGGCTATTTGCGTGTCTTTAATCAAATAAGGCGTACGAGTGGTCAAATACCTAACTGGATGATGAGTACGATTCTCTACGAGTTTCGGTGGCTTTTTGGAGCAGAGAACTCTATTCAGAACAAGGAAACTGTCTTGGGAGTTGAGGGACGTGCACGCTTCCTAGAAGTTGTGACACAGTTGCTTTCACATGTTTCAAAGGATGCGATTCTAGGCTATAGAACTACCTGGATGAGTTGGGAAATACGCATTCTTCTGCTTGCTCTAAAGGGCGAAGAGAATCCAGACCGTCAAGTTTATGTAACTGACCGAAATCACGAAAATAATTCATTCCGACTAGCCTACTGGTACACGGGTGAATTGCCTGATGAGAGATTTGTGGTTGCGGGCAGACGGGTGACCCCAATCGCCGCGAAGATACAAACTCTCGACTACTTCGGGCAGCGACTGCTAAAGCTCAGGGTCGTATGGTTGCCGGGCGCTGGTGACACAATGGTGTTTTTGGATGGTTCCCCTTGGCCGGTGAGCCTCAAAGCCCCGCATATTACTCAGTATTCCGCAACTGAGAAGGACTTCAAGAAGAAATTTCAGAGTAGCGAGCCATTGGAGATCACCGAGGGGCAAAGACGATACACGAAACGTCGCGGTCTGAAGTGGCATCTTCATCGGGCTTACGCTGAGTGGTACGCAGCAAAGTTCGCGGACAAGGTAGTTTCGAAACTCTCAATAGAAGAACTCTATGGAGCAACTGGTGGCAAGTTGGCGCAAATCCGACGAGTGGCTTGGGAAAAATCATCTGTTGCCAAGTATGGCAATGCTTGGGTGTTCATGGACCGATTGGGTCAGGCACAGGATAATGCTGAGCATTTATACCGCTGGGTCCGCGTAAACTCTCCGGAAACTAACATTTGGTTTGTCTTGGAGAAGGACTCACCTGATTGGCCTCGTTTAGCGCAGGAAGGTTTTAACCTCGTAGAGTTTCGCGGTTTGGAACACTATAAGCTGATGATGAATGCAATCAATCTGATTTCATCGCATTTGGACTACGACTCTGTTGAACCGATTCCCCGCTGCTTCTACATAAATTCAGTACGCCCTTGGAAATTCACTTTTCTCCAGCACGGCATAACGAAAGATGACTTGTCGCTCTGGTTTAACGAGAAGAAGATCGATCTATTTATAACCTCGACAGTCCCAGAGTTTGAATCACTTGTTGCTGACAATACTAACTATTCACTCACCAGTAATGAGGTGAAGAATACTGGCATGCCGCGGTTTGATGCACTCCAGCGAAAAGCGAGATCTGCCCAGAAAGATATCTTGTTAGTAGCACCAACTTGGCGTAACTACTTGTTAGAAAGCAAGGCAGGGTTGCGCGCGGAGAGATCACTAATAGAAGGTTTCAGGGAAACTGACTACTTCAGAAACTGGAACTCAGTTCTTTCGGATCCGTTGCTCGTCGACTTCGCAGAAAAGCAAGGCCTGGACCTCGTATTTCTACCGCACCCAGCGCTGATGGAGATAATTGGTGAGATTGAATTGCCGGAGAAGATTCGAGTTGCTTCCTACGCCGATGGTGACATTCAAGATCTGTTTGTGAGGACCAAGTTTGCGATTACTGACTACTCGTCGATTGGATTTGACTTGGTCTATGCCGGATCCCGCCTTGTATATTTCCAGTTCGATCGGGAAGTTATCCACGGTAAGGGCCACACGATGCGTGAAGGGTACTTTTCGTATGATCGAGACGGTTTTGGGCCAGTCGCTTTAGACCCAGAGTCTGTCTTTGAAAAACTGACTAGTATTGCAGGAGAGATGTCGGAATTGTACGAATCACGCACCGATGCGCTTCAATGGCATCAAGATGAACGAGCATGTGAACGTGTTTACGAAGCAGTTGTTTCGTTGCATGCCGTTTCTGACTGA